In one window of Acanthopagrus latus isolate v.2019 unplaced genomic scaffold, fAcaLat1.1, whole genome shotgun sequence DNA:
- the LOC119016405 gene encoding uncharacterized protein LOC119016405 → MWFHPSEFPGVVVGGGVPSAGGKLHRSQKSMPLAASWRGINQLSPAHRAAFPAVLTPRHGVDKQVVPLMRDRVPAQERPLHHPPQPTQPTWWITRILKHQFQRPAPKRELLSPRLLRKTFLIAETENMEDYPTQIMSTFDIEKVLKYDSTKKVECGAERKSYEIMAKHNAEILVAVIKSEESLDKMQPMAEGLMEVQKSW, encoded by the exons ATGTGGTTTCATCCATCTGAATTTCCTGgagtggtggtgggaggaggagtgcCCTCAGCAGGAG GAAAGCTGCACAGGAGTCAAAAGAGCATGCCACTGGCCGCTTCCTGGCGTGGGATAAACCAGCTCAGTCCAGCTCACAGAGCCGCGTTCCCTGCTGTTTTAACGCCAAG ACATGGCGTGGACAAGCAAGTGGTCCCCCTGATGAGGGATCGAGTACCTGCACAGGAAAGACCTCTACACCACCCTCCTCAGCCAACTCAACCAACCTGGTGGATCACAA GGATTCTCAAACATCAGTTTCAGCGACCAGCACCAAAGCGGGAGCTGCTGTCACCAAGGCTGCTGAGGAAAACCTTCCTGATCGCTGAGACAGAGAACATGGAGGACTACCCTACTCAAATCATGTCCACATTTGACATTGAGAAAGTCCTCAAATACGACTCTACCAAGAAG gTTGAATgcggagcagagagaaaatcctATGAAATTATGGCCAAGCATAACGCTGAG ATCCTCGTGGCTGTAATCAAAAGTGAGGAGTCTCTGGACAAAATGCAGCCAATGGCTGAAGGCCTCATGGAGGTACAGAAGAGCTGGTGA